Proteins from one Mycobacterium sp. EPa45 genomic window:
- a CDS encoding cytochrome P450 — protein sequence MPAISELVYSPFSKAIFDDPYPVYRRLRDEAPVYRDPEDRWWVLSRFEDVAGALRDWETYSSKLGPAPENPDNDGRKYSVISMDPPRHDRIRGVLKGFFTPKAVAAMEGALRAVVDHHMDRLKPGTTVDAMEAFAFSVPTDVIGDLLGVPQADREQLRVWWEAFLTRHEGEVAMPQSAVDANRKISAYIGDLIEKRRTNPGDDLISIVLQATFHDPEVGRDRALTAHEVLMFCNLLSAAGSETTQKLISNGLVAMHDHPDQWQRIVNDHSLIPTAVNEALRYDTPSHWVARTLTRPVELHGVPMAAGDWVLLLLGSANRDERRYDEPDRFVLDRPRGTDVYFGWGIHICLGQWLARREAQMVFEYVAKNFPDYTIGAHERVLTATVRGYTSVEMTLR from the coding sequence ATGCCCGCGATCAGCGAGTTGGTGTACTCGCCTTTCTCCAAGGCGATCTTCGATGACCCGTACCCGGTATACCGGCGCTTGCGTGACGAGGCCCCGGTGTACCGCGATCCCGAAGACCGCTGGTGGGTTCTGTCCCGATTCGAAGACGTCGCCGGCGCGCTACGCGATTGGGAGACGTACTCCTCCAAGTTGGGCCCCGCCCCGGAAAATCCCGACAACGACGGCCGCAAGTATTCGGTGATCTCGATGGACCCGCCACGGCACGACCGCATCCGTGGCGTACTCAAGGGGTTTTTCACACCCAAAGCTGTTGCCGCCATGGAGGGCGCCCTGCGTGCGGTCGTCGACCACCACATGGACCGTCTCAAGCCCGGCACCACAGTCGACGCCATGGAGGCGTTCGCCTTCTCGGTGCCCACCGATGTCATCGGCGACCTACTGGGCGTTCCTCAGGCCGACCGCGAGCAACTGCGGGTGTGGTGGGAGGCATTCCTCACCCGGCACGAGGGCGAAGTGGCGATGCCGCAGAGCGCCGTCGACGCCAACCGCAAGATCAGCGCCTACATCGGGGACCTCATCGAAAAACGGCGTACCAACCCCGGCGACGATCTCATCAGCATCGTGCTGCAGGCGACGTTTCACGACCCGGAGGTCGGCCGGGACCGGGCACTGACCGCGCACGAGGTGCTGATGTTCTGCAATCTGTTGTCGGCCGCGGGCTCGGAGACCACGCAGAAGCTGATCTCGAACGGGCTGGTCGCAATGCACGACCACCCCGACCAGTGGCAGCGAATCGTCAACGACCACAGCCTGATTCCGACTGCGGTCAACGAGGCGCTGCGCTACGACACCCCCAGCCACTGGGTCGCACGCACATTGACTCGGCCGGTCGAACTACACGGCGTGCCGATGGCCGCCGGCGATTGGGTCTTGTTGCTTCTCGGCAGCGCGAACCGCGACGAGCGCCGCTACGACGAACCCGACCGGTTTGTCCTCGACCGGCCGCGCGGTACCGACGTGTACTTCGGCTGGGGCATCCACATCTGCCTGGGGCAGTGGTTGGCCCGGCGCGAGGCGCAGATGGTCTTCGAGTACGTGGCAAAGAACTTCCCCGACTACACCATTGGCGCACACGAGCGTGTGTTGACCGCGACGGTTCGCGGTTACACCAGCGTCGAAATGACCCTTCGCTGA
- a CDS encoding amidohydrolase family protein, with translation MPLQPSMKLLSVDDHLIEPPHVWADRLPKKYLHDGPRIVEFPRDGAPPVQQWVYEGRSYPNIGLNAVAGKSPEEFGVDPVRYTEMIPGCYDPKARLVDMDVDGVHAMLCFPSFPRFCGTVFLEGTDKDLALLSVQAWNDFSLDEWCATDPARFIPMAITPLWDVELMVAEIERVAAKGARAVGLPDNPMNLKLPSYHTTHWDPVWSALEETNLTAVMHFGSGGMPPATSPEAPFAVMVTLMGTTSMAAAIELVFSPVFHKHPNLKVAFSEGGVGWMPYLVERADYVWRKHKFYQNIHPDVPPSELFHRNISGCFIEDEVGMAMRHQIGIDNITWECDYPHSDSFWPKSRARAEEMLADVPDEDAAKIVELNARRWYAFPEEGFKSCTADSGWRPNDGQPLGYDYDADMAEHGGINNEQFVNNLAQQMTNKE, from the coding sequence ATGCCGCTGCAACCGTCGATGAAGCTGTTGTCCGTTGACGACCATCTCATCGAGCCGCCCCACGTCTGGGCGGACCGCCTGCCGAAGAAGTACCTTCACGACGGCCCCCGCATCGTCGAATTCCCTCGCGACGGCGCGCCACCGGTTCAGCAATGGGTGTACGAGGGCCGGTCGTACCCGAACATCGGATTGAACGCTGTTGCCGGTAAGTCACCCGAGGAGTTCGGCGTCGACCCGGTTCGCTACACCGAGATGATCCCCGGCTGCTACGACCCCAAGGCTCGGCTCGTCGACATGGATGTCGATGGCGTTCACGCCATGCTGTGTTTCCCGTCGTTCCCCCGGTTCTGCGGCACCGTGTTCCTGGAAGGCACCGACAAGGACCTGGCGCTGCTCTCGGTACAGGCGTGGAACGATTTCTCGCTCGACGAATGGTGCGCGACCGATCCCGCCCGCTTCATCCCGATGGCGATCACACCGCTATGGGATGTGGAACTCATGGTCGCCGAGATCGAACGTGTCGCGGCCAAGGGGGCGCGAGCCGTGGGACTGCCCGACAACCCGATGAACCTGAAATTGCCCAGTTACCACACCACGCACTGGGATCCGGTCTGGTCCGCGCTCGAGGAGACCAACCTGACCGCCGTGATGCACTTCGGGTCGGGCGGCATGCCGCCGGCCACTTCGCCCGAGGCGCCGTTCGCCGTGATGGTCACGCTCATGGGGACGACGTCCATGGCGGCCGCCATCGAATTGGTGTTCTCGCCGGTGTTCCACAAGCACCCGAATCTCAAGGTCGCCTTTTCCGAGGGCGGAGTCGGCTGGATGCCGTACCTCGTCGAGCGCGCCGACTATGTGTGGCGTAAACACAAGTTCTATCAGAACATCCATCCGGATGTGCCACCGTCGGAGTTGTTCCACCGCAACATCTCTGGTTGCTTCATCGAGGACGAGGTCGGCATGGCGATGCGCCATCAGATCGGAATCGACAACATCACATGGGAGTGCGACTATCCGCACTCGGACTCGTTCTGGCCCAAGAGCCGCGCACGTGCCGAGGAGATGCTTGCCGATGTTCCCGACGAAGACGCCGCCAAGATTGTCGAACTGAATGCCCGGCGTTGGTATGCGTTCCCCGAGGAGGGCTTCAAATCCTGCACTGCCGACTCGGGCTGGCGACCCAACGACGGCCAACCCCTGGGCTACGACTACGACGCGGACATGGCCGAGCACGGCGGCATCAACAACGAGCAGTTCGTCAACAATCTGGCTCAGCAGATGACGAATAAGGAGTGA
- a CDS encoding phosphotransferase family protein — protein sequence MTQPLDDVVRDWVTDNVGEVASFERQQRWRPAWFVVAHREGRAVRLYVRGNRDGFGTMDVGREAAILRVMEAHSIPVPHVHAEIGGGGPVVMDWLPGEANLGTVADDREVDAVMDGYVDALAAVHRIDPTAFGDLGMGIPTTAEAVALDFFDGFVTRYREFKRRPEPLLEFGIGWLRRNIPPGRGEARFVLGDSGQFMFDDRRITGLLDVELAHIGDVAHDLAGLRLRNATEPMGDLARVLNRYEEISGEPLDRAAIEFHTAKFALCTPLGLVIALHLDLALPEILQYVEWFHQLSLHAIESIARQADVRLEEVSLPAPARHEYLGVVGGLPAMIEGLDAAPGIAEYHRDTVASVARFAARINEYEPAIVSADLADVGTLTGQRLVDRVTGDALLEDFIREAGPEHDAALIRLLHRRCMRQMLLLEPVLSAPGGIGHLAALT from the coding sequence TTGACGCAACCGTTGGACGACGTCGTCCGTGACTGGGTGACCGACAACGTCGGCGAGGTGGCGAGTTTCGAGCGCCAGCAGCGTTGGCGGCCGGCGTGGTTTGTCGTCGCCCACCGTGAGGGCAGGGCAGTTCGTCTGTATGTGCGGGGCAACCGTGACGGTTTCGGCACGATGGACGTCGGTCGCGAGGCGGCGATTCTGCGGGTGATGGAGGCTCACTCGATCCCGGTCCCACATGTGCACGCCGAAATCGGCGGCGGCGGGCCGGTGGTGATGGACTGGCTGCCCGGTGAAGCGAACCTCGGTACGGTGGCCGACGACCGTGAAGTCGACGCGGTGATGGACGGCTACGTCGACGCTCTTGCGGCCGTGCACCGGATCGATCCGACGGCATTCGGGGACCTCGGAATGGGCATCCCAACGACGGCCGAGGCGGTCGCGCTGGACTTCTTCGACGGATTCGTGACCCGCTACCGTGAATTCAAGCGGCGCCCGGAACCGTTGCTGGAGTTCGGTATCGGTTGGCTGCGGCGGAACATCCCGCCCGGCCGGGGCGAAGCGCGCTTTGTCCTGGGCGACTCCGGACAGTTCATGTTCGATGACCGGCGGATCACCGGGCTGCTCGATGTGGAACTGGCGCATATCGGCGACGTCGCTCACGACCTTGCGGGACTTCGATTGCGCAACGCGACTGAGCCGATGGGCGATCTCGCCAGGGTGCTGAATCGCTACGAGGAAATTTCCGGCGAGCCGCTCGATCGGGCCGCCATCGAATTCCATACCGCGAAGTTCGCGCTGTGCACCCCGCTTGGTCTGGTGATCGCACTGCACCTGGACCTGGCGCTCCCGGAGATCTTGCAGTACGTCGAGTGGTTTCATCAGTTGTCCTTGCACGCAATCGAATCCATTGCACGCCAGGCCGACGTCCGATTGGAAGAGGTGTCGTTACCTGCCCCCGCCAGGCACGAGTACCTGGGAGTGGTTGGCGGATTGCCCGCCATGATCGAGGGGCTCGACGCTGCGCCCGGCATCGCTGAATACCACCGTGACACAGTCGCTTCCGTGGCCCGGTTCGCGGCCCGGATCAACGAGTATGAGCCAGCGATCGTATCGGCCGACCTCGCCGATGTCGGCACGTTGACCGGGCAGCGACTTGTCGATCGGGTAACTGGCGACGCACTGCTGGAGGACTTCATCCGCGAGGCCGGCCCGGAACACGATGCCGCTCTGATCCGGTTGCTGCATCGCCGATGCATGCGCCAGATGTTGCTGCTCGAACCGGTATTGAGCGCCCCGGGCGGAATCGGGCATCTCGCCGCGCTGACTTGA
- a CDS encoding adenylate/guanylate cyclase domain-containing protein → MKVWPGREFAVNPGTRTALAIGALVPSMLGASVIGVMASRGLPTGAALSDPTVLRANVIAAALYAMVAVPIGCACGLLAVTVPTVATTAVRHSALVRTPIRLTSINAVVWTAASVLLVAVNIERPWLAATLGISTLLGSIVTATLTYWWCTRVLRPFVAPVLTTHPPTRPRRPGLRMRAVAAWAVGTGVPLLMVLLVAVSALVVDYPGDRLAAVVLALGGAAVVSGFTITVFTAATNAEPIEAVRKGMDRIGRGDYDARVPVFDASELGLLQAGFNSMAGGLRERERLRDIFGRQVGRDVARLAEQSESDPVMGGVSCDVAVVFVDVIGSTRLASDVGPQEFVGRLNEFFVVAVDVVERHRGWVNKFLGDAILAVFGAPEATPDPAGDALAAARQLAAALGAGSQHLSAGIGVSAGVVVAGNVGDPRRYEYTVMGDPVNEAARLSEVAKGAGGIAASGAALRRAGADEVSRWRVAESRCLRGRSSPTEIAYPITPYSSSAEPDC, encoded by the coding sequence ATGAAGGTCTGGCCCGGGCGGGAATTCGCGGTCAACCCGGGCACCCGGACGGCTTTGGCCATCGGTGCGCTCGTGCCCAGCATGCTCGGCGCATCGGTGATCGGTGTGATGGCTTCACGAGGACTTCCCACCGGCGCCGCGCTCAGCGACCCGACGGTCCTTCGTGCCAACGTGATCGCCGCGGCGCTGTATGCCATGGTCGCCGTGCCGATCGGGTGTGCCTGCGGGCTACTCGCGGTGACGGTTCCCACCGTAGCCACCACGGCAGTGCGCCACAGTGCGCTGGTGAGGACGCCGATCCGGTTGACGTCGATCAATGCCGTCGTGTGGACCGCTGCGAGTGTGCTGCTGGTCGCGGTCAACATCGAAAGACCCTGGCTGGCCGCAACCTTGGGTATCTCGACGCTGCTCGGAAGCATCGTCACCGCGACGTTGACGTACTGGTGGTGCACGAGAGTGTTGCGCCCGTTCGTGGCCCCGGTCCTCACCACGCATCCGCCGACCCGACCACGCCGACCCGGCCTGCGGATGCGGGCAGTCGCGGCTTGGGCGGTCGGTACCGGTGTCCCGCTGCTGATGGTCTTGCTTGTCGCCGTCAGTGCCCTCGTCGTCGACTATCCGGGTGATCGGCTCGCTGCGGTGGTGCTGGCACTCGGCGGCGCAGCGGTGGTCAGCGGTTTCACCATCACTGTCTTCACCGCTGCTACCAACGCCGAACCGATCGAAGCGGTGCGCAAAGGGATGGACCGCATCGGCCGCGGTGACTACGACGCGAGGGTGCCGGTGTTCGACGCCTCCGAACTTGGCCTGCTGCAAGCCGGTTTCAACTCGATGGCAGGCGGCCTGCGCGAGCGCGAACGCCTGCGCGACATCTTCGGCCGTCAGGTCGGCCGGGATGTCGCACGGCTGGCCGAGCAAAGTGAGTCGGACCCGGTGATGGGCGGCGTCAGCTGCGACGTGGCAGTTGTTTTCGTCGATGTCATCGGCTCGACGCGGCTGGCTTCAGACGTCGGGCCGCAGGAGTTCGTTGGCCGGCTCAACGAATTCTTTGTCGTCGCCGTCGACGTGGTCGAGCGACATCGCGGATGGGTCAACAAGTTCCTGGGCGATGCCATACTTGCGGTCTTCGGTGCGCCAGAGGCGACTCCGGATCCAGCCGGCGACGCGCTAGCCGCGGCCCGGCAGCTCGCAGCCGCGTTGGGCGCCGGCTCTCAACACTTATCAGCCGGCATCGGCGTTTCTGCGGGGGTGGTCGTTGCGGGAAACGTGGGCGATCCGCGCCGCTACGAGTACACGGTGATGGGCGACCCGGTGAACGAGGCGGCCAGGCTGAGTGAAGTCGCCAAGGGGGCGGGCGGTATCGCCGCATCCGGGGCCGCGCTGCGCCGCGCAGGGGCGGATGAGGTGTCACGGTGGCGCGTTGCGGAGAGCCGTTGTCTGCGTGGGCGTTCGAGCCCGACAGAGATCGCCTACCCGATCACTCCTTATTCGTCATCTGCTGAGCCAGATTGTTGA
- a CDS encoding SMP-30/gluconolactonase/LRE family protein produces the protein MTGMRCVAEGLAFPESPIALPDGSVVLSEMAVGRLSRVWPDGAIEVIGSVGGGPNGVAQLPDGRFVVCQNGGSTFGIGPWPYDFDGCAQLFRPVGPATEPMTPQVQIVTPGGEVRTLATEFVTRDGRVLPLVRPSDVCVDRDGGFYLTDGGTTHGRTRALTGLLYGTADGRLTEVVYPLEMPNGVALSPDGSLVYVAETRTRRVWEFRLSEPGRVAGARGLATVPSGGPLNVGGADGLCVAGDGTIVVATLGAGGVTVFSAAGRLLGAITTDDPMTTNMTLSTDEHTLYLTLASSGRLVAVDDWRAAVTIPS, from the coding sequence ATGACCGGCATGCGCTGTGTCGCAGAGGGTCTGGCTTTTCCGGAGAGTCCCATCGCGCTCCCGGACGGATCGGTGGTGCTGTCCGAGATGGCCGTCGGACGGCTCTCGCGAGTGTGGCCCGATGGCGCAATCGAAGTGATCGGCAGCGTCGGGGGCGGCCCCAACGGCGTCGCTCAACTGCCCGACGGGCGGTTCGTGGTATGCCAGAACGGCGGATCGACGTTCGGGATCGGACCGTGGCCCTACGATTTCGACGGCTGTGCGCAGCTGTTCCGTCCGGTCGGACCGGCCACGGAGCCGATGACCCCGCAGGTGCAGATCGTCACCCCGGGTGGGGAGGTTCGGACCCTGGCGACCGAGTTCGTCACCCGCGACGGCCGCGTCCTACCGTTGGTCCGTCCCAGCGATGTATGTGTCGACCGCGACGGCGGCTTCTACCTGACTGACGGCGGGACGACACACGGGCGAACCCGCGCTCTCACCGGATTGCTTTATGGCACCGCCGATGGCCGGCTGACCGAAGTCGTCTATCCCCTGGAGATGCCGAACGGCGTCGCGTTGTCACCGGACGGGTCGCTAGTCTATGTCGCTGAAACCAGAACCAGGCGGGTATGGGAATTTCGGCTGTCGGAGCCGGGGCGCGTGGCGGGAGCGCGCGGGCTGGCGACTGTGCCGAGCGGTGGCCCGCTGAACGTCGGTGGCGCGGACGGACTGTGCGTCGCTGGTGACGGCACGATCGTGGTCGCCACACTCGGAGCCGGTGGGGTGACCGTGTTTTCGGCGGCAGGGCGGCTACTCGGCGCGATCACCACCGACGATCCGATGACCACGAATATGACGCTCAGTACCGACGAGCACACCCTGTATCTCACATTGGCGTCGTCCGGGCGCCTGGTCGCTGTGGACGACTGGCGTGCCGCAGTCACGATCCCGAGCTGA
- a CDS encoding nuclear transport factor 2 family protein has protein sequence MTALLARDEIRALPLRYANAIEARDIDGMAELFSPQARFGEFGVGPDGLRRLMAGSLEGSLFAVILVANHLIELLDDDHATGQVWAHCYAQTRADGFVDQLIRYDDQYERVDGRWLFAHRRHRLWYGTAHDLSPLAQPAANWPKSQVGVGDLPLADPEFADWWKSLI, from the coding sequence ATGACCGCCCTTCTCGCCCGTGACGAGATCCGCGCCTTGCCATTGCGATATGCCAACGCGATCGAGGCTCGCGACATCGACGGCATGGCGGAATTGTTCTCCCCACAGGCCCGCTTCGGCGAATTCGGTGTGGGCCCAGACGGATTGCGCCGGTTGATGGCAGGCAGTCTGGAGGGGAGCCTGTTCGCTGTGATCCTGGTTGCCAATCACCTCATCGAGCTCCTGGACGACGACCATGCGACCGGGCAGGTGTGGGCGCACTGCTACGCGCAGACTCGCGCGGACGGCTTTGTGGATCAACTGATCAGATATGACGATCAGTATGAACGGGTGGACGGGCGATGGCTGTTCGCACACCGGCGACATCGGCTGTGGTACGGCACCGCGCACGACCTGTCGCCGCTCGCGCAGCCCGCGGCGAACTGGCCGAAGAGCCAAGTCGGTGTCGGTGACCTCCCGCTTGCCGACCCCGAGTTCGCCGATTGGTGGAAGTCACTCATATGA
- a CDS encoding SDR family NAD(P)-dependent oxidoreductase, with amino-acid sequence MARLDDRKALVTGGAQGLGRAISRRLAAEGAHVTIVDLNDDKAAECIELIERDGGAASFVKANVAKRDEISGAVEAAAASGVLHVLVNAAQYFAMPKALELVTDKDWELSEATGPKATFRFMQIAHPFLKAAGKASVINFVSGSALAGIAYTGPYSAAKGAIGALTKVAANEWAQDGIRVNAVCPFALTDVQRDMIGTEWDNYTRTADASPMKRGADPDTEIAPAVAFLASDDAAFVTGTVLHIDGGMTELSTVDYSKSPGVFGP; translated from the coding sequence TTGGCACGGCTCGATGACCGAAAAGCATTGGTGACCGGCGGCGCTCAAGGGCTGGGCCGGGCGATATCGCGACGGCTGGCGGCCGAGGGTGCCCACGTCACCATCGTCGACCTCAATGACGACAAGGCGGCTGAGTGCATCGAATTGATCGAGCGGGACGGCGGCGCCGCCTCGTTCGTCAAAGCCAATGTGGCCAAGCGTGACGAAATCTCCGGTGCGGTCGAGGCCGCCGCGGCCTCGGGTGTGCTGCACGTCCTGGTGAATGCCGCACAGTACTTCGCGATGCCGAAGGCCCTGGAGCTGGTGACCGATAAGGACTGGGAATTATCCGAGGCCACCGGGCCCAAGGCGACGTTCCGGTTCATGCAGATCGCACATCCGTTCCTCAAAGCCGCGGGCAAAGCATCGGTGATCAACTTCGTGTCCGGCTCGGCGTTGGCCGGTATCGCCTATACCGGGCCCTACTCGGCGGCCAAGGGCGCAATCGGCGCACTCACCAAAGTGGCCGCCAACGAGTGGGCCCAAGACGGTATCCGGGTCAACGCGGTGTGCCCGTTCGCGCTCACCGACGTCCAGCGCGACATGATCGGCACCGAGTGGGACAACTACACCCGGACCGCCGATGCGTCGCCGATGAAGCGGGGCGCCGACCCCGACACCGAAATCGCGCCGGCGGTGGCGTTCCTGGCCAGTGACGACGCTGCCTTCGTCACCGGCACGGTGTTGCACATCGACGGTGGAATGACGGAGCTGTCCACGGTCGACTACTCCAAGTCGCCAGGCGTGTTCGGTCCTTGA
- a CDS encoding acyl-CoA dehydrogenase family protein: MDFTDTPDEADFRARLRTWLAAHAAEAQVPDDPGARADAANAWHHTLYEAGYIGLSFPTEYGGHGLSPMYEAILNDELGRAGAPPIEGVGHLSNALRLFGSDRQRTELLPGLLSGAVRWCQGFSEPEAGSDLASLRTKAELIDVDGRPTFRVNGRKIWTSFAAVADWCFLLCRTEPDAAKHAGISVLLVPMSTEGIDVAPIVNAARNREFAEVTFTDVDVPAENLLGERGQGWSIANQLLAYERGPSDINWISRLAVQLRALEEDVRAGRVPDTAVARAKLGEAYTELRALQVKVQRSLTERVNGALPGAEGSVDKLLMARADQAFGHTMMDLRAAAPLLNEGLEWDLYVWSRAAGIYGGTAQIQRNIVAQRVLGLPRS; encoded by the coding sequence ATGGACTTCACCGATACCCCCGACGAGGCGGACTTCCGGGCGCGGTTGCGCACGTGGCTTGCCGCGCACGCCGCCGAGGCTCAGGTGCCCGACGATCCCGGCGCGCGTGCCGATGCGGCCAACGCGTGGCACCACACGTTGTACGAGGCCGGCTACATCGGCCTGTCCTTTCCCACCGAGTACGGCGGTCACGGTTTGTCACCGATGTATGAGGCGATCCTCAACGACGAACTCGGCCGCGCCGGCGCACCGCCGATCGAAGGCGTCGGCCATCTGTCGAACGCGTTGCGGCTGTTCGGATCCGATCGACAGCGCACCGAGTTGCTACCGGGCCTGCTCTCCGGAGCCGTTCGCTGGTGTCAGGGGTTCAGCGAACCGGAGGCCGGGTCGGATCTGGCCAGCCTGCGGACCAAGGCCGAGTTGATCGACGTCGACGGCCGACCGACGTTCCGGGTGAACGGCCGCAAGATCTGGACGAGTTTCGCCGCTGTCGCCGACTGGTGCTTCCTGCTGTGCCGCACCGAGCCCGACGCGGCCAAGCACGCGGGAATCTCGGTGCTGCTGGTGCCCATGTCGACCGAGGGCATCGACGTTGCGCCCATCGTCAACGCGGCCCGCAACCGTGAGTTCGCCGAAGTCACCTTCACCGACGTCGACGTGCCCGCGGAGAACCTACTCGGTGAACGTGGGCAGGGCTGGTCGATCGCCAACCAACTCCTGGCATATGAACGCGGCCCCAGTGACATCAACTGGATCAGCCGCCTTGCCGTTCAGCTCCGGGCGCTCGAGGAGGACGTGCGCGCGGGACGGGTGCCGGATACCGCCGTCGCGCGAGCGAAGCTCGGTGAGGCGTACACCGAATTGCGCGCGCTCCAGGTCAAGGTTCAGCGGTCGCTGACCGAACGCGTCAACGGCGCGCTGCCCGGAGCCGAGGGCTCAGTGGACAAGCTGCTCATGGCTCGGGCCGACCAGGCTTTCGGCCACACGATGATGGATTTGCGCGCAGCCGCACCGCTGCTGAACGAGGGCCTGGAATGGGACCTATACGTATGGTCTCGAGCCGCGGGCATCTACGGCGGTACCGCTCAAATCCAGCGCAACATCGTCGCCCAACGGGTGCTGGGGCTCCCCCGCAGCTAG
- a CDS encoding SDR family NAD(P)-dependent oxidoreductase — translation MSADFSGQTVVITGASGGIGRVLARRYARHGANVALVARRRDELAITAGAIAEEGGAASTHVVDIRDEQQCRELVAGVMERWGRLDVLINNAAVPGTDQPVSEATVDNWQDVLATNLVAPMVLTREALCQSMIEARHGNIQFMSSAAARIVQPRKAHYAAAKLGLSALAQTLALEVGPSGIRVNTLVIGSVAGELFDNYVGRRAREEDIDPGELRQRLAALNKIGRLVQPDEVAEVSMWLASDASSAITGQDINVTGG, via the coding sequence ATGAGCGCCGACTTCTCGGGGCAGACCGTGGTGATCACCGGTGCCAGCGGCGGCATCGGTCGTGTCCTCGCCCGACGGTATGCACGACACGGCGCGAACGTCGCTCTGGTCGCCCGCAGGCGCGATGAACTCGCCATCACCGCGGGTGCGATCGCCGAGGAGGGTGGGGCGGCGTCCACTCACGTCGTCGACATCCGCGACGAGCAGCAATGTCGCGAGCTGGTGGCCGGCGTGATGGAACGTTGGGGACGTCTCGATGTTCTCATCAACAATGCCGCGGTGCCCGGCACCGACCAGCCGGTGTCGGAGGCGACCGTCGACAATTGGCAGGATGTGCTCGCGACGAACTTGGTAGCACCCATGGTGCTGACGCGAGAAGCGCTGTGCCAAAGCATGATCGAAGCTCGACACGGGAACATCCAATTCATGTCGTCAGCTGCGGCACGCATCGTCCAGCCGCGCAAAGCACATTACGCAGCCGCCAAGCTGGGCCTGAGCGCGTTGGCCCAGACGCTCGCGCTCGAGGTCGGGCCGAGCGGAATCCGGGTCAACACGCTCGTGATCGGAAGCGTGGCCGGTGAGTTGTTCGACAACTATGTCGGGCGCCGTGCGCGTGAGGAGGACATCGACCCCGGTGAACTCAGGCAGCGCCTGGCCGCGCTGAACAAGATCGGCAGGCTGGTCCAACCTGACGAGGTCGCCGAGGTGTCGATGTGGCTGGCATCCGACGCCTCATCGGCGATCACCGGCCAGGACATCAACGTAACGGGGGGTTGA
- a CDS encoding acyl-CoA dehydrogenase, which produces MYIGLTDEQELLRDTTARLADQLATVDPDAISSGDQLDNDWREVVALGVPALRAPEVWELDASGVETAVVVEEFARRLCAVPVLGQGALATELLHAAGADKEIELVADGTLRLAPLLSPDLTGFAARPEGAIAFDAAGATHALAAIDDDGHRRLVYAPIDAVQAGGLDLTRALGTVSTFDLDSATTAGQPIDAQRWTKANALALTVVAADLVGVMAGALDDAVRYAGERVQFGVKIGSFQAIQHLLADSLARLEGARSCLWHAAWAVDHLPADEAMLAARTAKAYSSAAGRDVVETAIQVLGGISITWEHLAHVRLRRTLLNRRLFGDEAAHYQAIAQLRLADRDLG; this is translated from the coding sequence ATGTACATCGGTCTCACCGACGAACAGGAGCTGCTGCGCGACACGACGGCGCGCCTAGCCGACCAGCTGGCCACCGTCGATCCCGACGCGATATCCAGCGGTGATCAGCTCGACAACGACTGGCGCGAAGTCGTCGCGCTCGGCGTTCCTGCACTGCGGGCGCCGGAGGTATGGGAGCTGGACGCGAGCGGCGTCGAAACTGCCGTCGTGGTCGAGGAATTCGCGCGCCGCCTCTGTGCTGTCCCGGTACTGGGCCAGGGCGCACTCGCGACAGAACTGTTGCACGCAGCCGGGGCGGACAAAGAGATCGAACTGGTCGCCGACGGGACACTACGCCTGGCGCCACTGCTGAGCCCTGATCTCACCGGGTTCGCCGCCCGGCCCGAGGGTGCGATCGCGTTCGATGCCGCCGGAGCCACTCATGCCCTGGCAGCGATCGACGACGACGGACACCGACGCTTGGTGTACGCCCCGATCGACGCAGTGCAGGCCGGCGGCCTCGACCTCACCCGCGCATTGGGCACCGTGAGCACGTTTGATCTGGACTCCGCCACGACGGCCGGGCAGCCGATCGACGCCCAGCGCTGGACCAAAGCCAACGCGCTGGCACTGACCGTCGTCGCCGCAGACCTGGTCGGTGTGATGGCGGGCGCGCTCGACGATGCCGTGCGTTACGCGGGTGAACGAGTCCAGTTTGGCGTCAAAATCGGCTCATTCCAGGCGATTCAGCACCTCCTTGCAGACTCCCTTGCCCGGCTCGAAGGCGCCAGAAGCTGCCTATGGCACGCCGCCTGGGCTGTTGATCACCTTCCGGCCGATGAGGCCATGCTCGCCGCGCGCACCGCGAAGGCCTACTCGTCGGCGGCCGGGCGAGACGTCGTCGAGACCGCTATCCAGGTGCTCGGCGGGATCTCGATCACCTGGGAGCATCTGGCGCATGTGCGGCTGCGCCGAACGTTGTTGAACCGCCGGCTATTCGGCGATGAAGCCGCCCACTATCAGGCGATCGCGCAGCTGCGCCTCGCCGACCGAGACCTGGGTTAG